From one Culex quinquefasciatus strain JHB chromosome 3, VPISU_Cqui_1.0_pri_paternal, whole genome shotgun sequence genomic stretch:
- the LOC6050670 gene encoding general odorant-binding protein 72 isoform X2, with translation MKCDSWATLLLTVLIWYAKFCGHDCGVTKEQMEKTARMFRNVCQPKHKMSDDILEEAKKGVFPNEKNFKCYVSCLLDMMQATKRGKISYEKSLKQIDTLLPDDFKPDFRNGLEACKDVAQGVKDHCESA, from the exons ATGAAGTGCGACAGTTGGGCCACCCTACTGCTGACGGTTCTTATTTGGTACGCCAAGTTCTGCGGACATGATTGC GGAGTGACTAAGGAACAGATGGAAAAGACGGCCCGAATGTTTCGAAATGTTTGCCAACCGAAGCATAAGATGTCCGATG ATATCCTGGAAGAAGCAAAGAAAGGAGTGTTTCCCAACGAAAAGAACTTCAAATGCTACGTCAGCTGTCTGCTAGACATGATGCAAGCT ACCAAACGAGGCAAGATCAGCTATGAGAAATCGCTCAAGCAAATCGATACCCTGCTTCCGGACGACTTCAAGCCGGACTTTCGAAACGGACTGGAGGCCTGCAAGGATGTAGCTCAGGGCGTCAAAGATCACTGCGAGTCGGC CTGA
- the LOC6050670 gene encoding general odorant-binding protein 72 isoform X1, with amino-acid sequence MKCDSWATLLLTVLIWYAKFCGHDCGVTKEQMEKTARMFRNVCQPKHKMSDDILEEAKKGVFPNEKNFKCYVSCLLDMMQATKRGKISYEKSLKQIDTLLPDDFKPDFRNGLEACKDVAQGVKDHCESAYVLLNCFYQNNPKFIFP; translated from the exons ATGAAGTGCGACAGTTGGGCCACCCTACTGCTGACGGTTCTTATTTGGTACGCCAAGTTCTGCGGACATGATTGC GGAGTGACTAAGGAACAGATGGAAAAGACGGCCCGAATGTTTCGAAATGTTTGCCAACCGAAGCATAAGATGTCCGATG ATATCCTGGAAGAAGCAAAGAAAGGAGTGTTTCCCAACGAAAAGAACTTCAAATGCTACGTCAGCTGTCTGCTAGACATGATGCAAGCT ACCAAACGAGGCAAGATCAGCTATGAGAAATCGCTCAAGCAAATCGATACCCTGCTTCCGGACGACTTCAAGCCGGACTTTCGAAACGGACTGGAGGCCTGCAAGGATGTAGCTCAGGGCGTCAAAGATCACTGCGAGTCGGCGTACGTCCTGTTGAACTGCTTTTATCAAAACAATCCAAAGTTTATTTTCCCCTAG